Proteins from a single region of Natrinema salifodinae:
- a CDS encoding DUF4383 domain-containing protein, protein MSTATTTGTGMANAGEPRDPQKKLATLFGTILVALGVVDASGVLSNEDRLLGVFRIPPSVNVVHVLTGLLGLFLTRYAGGATLFNKVGGVLYLVVSLGGTIGVLIGRDSINWETNAFHLLLAAVVGWVGFEGGKRRPT, encoded by the coding sequence ATGTCGACCGCGACGACGACGGGAACGGGGATGGCGAACGCGGGCGAGCCACGGGATCCCCAGAAGAAACTGGCGACCCTGTTCGGTACGATACTGGTGGCGTTGGGCGTCGTTGACGCCAGCGGCGTTCTGTCGAACGAAGATCGCCTCCTCGGCGTCTTCCGGATTCCGCCGTCCGTCAACGTCGTCCACGTCCTGACCGGGCTCCTCGGCCTGTTTCTGACCCGCTACGCGGGTGGCGCAACGCTGTTCAACAAGGTGGGGGGTGTCCTCTACCTAGTGGTATCCCTCGGCGGCACGATCGGCGTTCTGATCGGACGCGATAGCATTAACTGGGAAACTAACGCGTTTCACCTCCTGCTCGCCGCCGTCGTCGGATGGGTCGGCTTCGAAGGCGGGAAGCGACGGCCGACGTGA
- a CDS encoding DUF7124 domain-containing protein, with amino-acid sequence MDGEGGRGEMTLVITVAALERVSDPETVVDDARQWSTRVGVVGDAAPDEITTALERAGIDPDFVSGKKGVTGSLAAVRQRFPTDRYVVVGTDDAVRTTAQALGWEYLSLEEAAAKAEWELETSSE; translated from the coding sequence ATGGACGGCGAGGGCGGGCGCGGCGAGATGACGCTCGTAATCACGGTTGCCGCGCTCGAGCGAGTCTCGGATCCGGAGACAGTCGTCGACGACGCTCGCCAGTGGAGTACGCGGGTCGGCGTCGTCGGCGACGCCGCTCCCGACGAGATAACGACCGCGCTCGAGCGGGCGGGCATCGACCCCGACTTCGTTTCCGGGAAGAAAGGGGTGACGGGTAGCCTCGCGGCCGTCCGACAACGGTTCCCGACGGATCGGTACGTCGTCGTCGGAACGGACGACGCGGTTCGAACGACCGCCCAGGCCCTCGGCTGGGAGTACCTCTCGCTCGAGGAGGCGGCTGCAAAGGCCGAGTGGGAACTCGAGACGTCGAGTGAATAG